One part of the Aurantibacillus circumpalustris genome encodes these proteins:
- the hemB gene encoding porphobilinogen synthase: MNIPHRPRRNRKSAAIRNLVQENSVTVNDLIYPLFLIDGKNKKSEVASMPGILRRSPDLLLKEIESCLKLGITTFDIFPGLSEKLKDKKATESLNKKGLYLSTLRDIKKYFPEAVIMTDVAMDPYSSDGHDGYVKNDEILNDETLEILAKMALAQAEAGADIIGPSDMMDGRVGYIREALDDNGFTNVSIMSYTAKYASAFYGPFRDALDSAPKFGDKKTYQMNPANSKEALLEADLDFNEGADFLMVKPALSYLDVIKLLNDNFNIPIAAYNVSGEYAMVKAAAAKGWIDGGRVRDEILLSMKRAGASVILTYFAKEFALSIK, from the coding sequence ATGAACATTCCACATCGTCCCCGCAGAAACAGAAAAAGTGCCGCAATACGAAATTTAGTGCAAGAGAACTCGGTAACAGTTAACGATCTTATATACCCATTGTTTTTAATTGACGGGAAAAATAAAAAATCAGAAGTGGCTTCTATGCCTGGTATTTTGCGAAGGAGCCCTGATTTACTGCTAAAGGAAATTGAATCGTGCCTAAAATTGGGTATTACTACTTTCGATATTTTTCCAGGTTTATCAGAAAAATTAAAAGATAAAAAAGCAACAGAATCACTTAATAAAAAAGGCTTATATCTTTCCACATTACGCGACATTAAAAAGTATTTTCCGGAAGCGGTTATTATGACCGATGTTGCCATGGATCCATACAGCAGTGATGGACACGATGGTTATGTGAAAAATGACGAGATCTTAAATGACGAAACACTTGAAATTCTTGCAAAGATGGCTCTGGCGCAGGCAGAAGCCGGCGCAGATATAATTGGGCCAAGTGATATGATGGATGGGCGCGTTGGCTATATTCGTGAAGCTTTAGATGATAACGGTTTTACAAACGTTTCTATTATGAGTTATACCGCTAAATACGCAAGTGCCTTTTACGGTCCGTTTCGAGACGCGTTAGACAGTGCTCCAAAATTTGGCGATAAAAAAACGTACCAAATGAATCCTGCAAACAGCAAAGAAGCTTTACTGGAGGCTGATTTGGATTTTAACGAAGGGGCCGATTTTTTAATGGTAAAGCCCGCTTTAAGCTATTTGGATGTGATTAAACTATTGAACGATAACTTTAATATTCCTATTGCAGCTTACAATGTTAGTGGTGAATATGCCATGGTTAAAGCCGCTGCAGCAAAGGGTTGGATAGATGGTGGCCGTGTGCGTGACGAAATTTTATTAAGTATGAAACGAGCTGGCGCTTCCGTTATTTTAACATATTTCGCAAAAGAATTTGCTTTATCAATAAAATAA
- a CDS encoding ABC transporter substrate-binding protein: MKFKRGFFFLIIFLALFGCKNSSNVKENETVQVKNNSNIKYAKRFAIRKENNYCFVYLFGNRQNYDTTSTFVIYTNTIDPNLFSRKEILIKSPSKRIAALSSIYATMFCELDAGENLVAIDNIDYVNNAYIIQKFNQGKLKELARTPQIDLEQTIVLNPEIIFTFGMGEGEKDRDKKLEQTGIPVAISIDHLEESPLARAEWIKFFAAFVGKDAEADSIFSAVEKNYFELQSIANKTHERPTVFNEIKYSDSWYMPGGKSYIAQLLNDAAADYLWKNNDRAGSLPLSFEQVFARARDADFWINLSTLKTKKELLGFESRYEEFKAYKTGNLYNNTKVTNSFGYSNYWETGMIYPNRILSDLIQIFHPELREQINRNFYYYEQLK; encoded by the coding sequence ATGAAGTTTAAACGAGGTTTCTTTTTTCTGATCATTTTTCTGGCACTTTTCGGCTGCAAGAACTCTAGCAATGTAAAAGAAAATGAAACCGTTCAAGTCAAAAATAATAGCAACATCAAATACGCAAAACGTTTTGCAATTCGCAAAGAAAATAATTACTGCTTCGTGTATTTATTTGGCAATAGACAAAACTACGATACCACCAGCACTTTTGTAATCTATACCAATACAATTGACCCGAATTTATTTTCACGAAAGGAAATATTAATTAAAAGTCCAAGCAAAAGAATAGCCGCACTTAGCAGTATTTACGCGACCATGTTTTGTGAGTTAGATGCCGGCGAAAATCTTGTTGCGATAGACAACATAGATTATGTAAACAATGCTTATATTATTCAAAAATTTAATCAGGGAAAATTAAAAGAGTTGGCAAGAACTCCTCAAATTGATCTGGAGCAAACCATTGTATTAAACCCTGAAATCATTTTTACTTTCGGAATGGGTGAAGGTGAAAAGGATAGAGATAAAAAGCTGGAACAAACAGGTATTCCTGTTGCAATAAGCATCGATCATTTAGAAGAAAGCCCTTTGGCGCGCGCGGAGTGGATTAAATTTTTCGCGGCATTTGTGGGAAAGGATGCTGAAGCAGATTCCATTTTTAGTGCCGTAGAAAAAAACTATTTTGAATTACAATCCATCGCCAATAAAACGCATGAAAGGCCAACGGTATTTAATGAAATAAAATACAGCGATTCATGGTATATGCCTGGAGGAAAAAGTTACATAGCGCAATTATTAAACGATGCAGCTGCTGATTACCTCTGGAAAAATAATGATAGAGCAGGCAGTTTACCTTTAAGCTTCGAGCAAGTTTTTGCACGCGCGCGTGATGCCGATTTTTGGATTAACCTTTCTACCTTAAAAACCAAAAAAGAACTATTAGGGTTTGAAAGTCGTTACGAGGAATTTAAAGCCTACAAAACCGGAAATCTTTATAACAACACTAAGGTCACTAACAGTTTTGGCTACAGTAATTATTGGGAGACAGGCATGATTTATCCCAACAGAATTTTAAGTGATCTTATTCAAATTTTTCATCCGGAATTACGAGAACAAATTAACCGAAACTTTTATTATTACGAGCAACTAAAATAA
- a CDS encoding sensor histidine kinase, with product MKSKSRSILILSILFGYILLQFLWWEVLLVKQNDKIIGEKQKLVELMSTNEVQLKEDIAILHHKKKMQTVMIVSEGTVFLLLLLFGVYRIKVAYDKELFLNNQQKNFFLSITHELKTPIAATKLQLQTLQKQKLNENVQQELIANALLETERLNMLIDNVLFASRLEADEFIAKFEKQNLSILIDAILKRYYKNEINKGELSFNITPEVFHEIDSNSFPSVITNLIDNALKYSFPKKEVLLELENKNGMPFIKVSDNGCGISDSDKTKVFTKFFRAGNEETRSTKGTGLGLYIVNYILNKHKATIKIKDNIPNGSIFEIQFYEV from the coding sequence ATGAAATCTAAATCGCGATCCATACTTATTCTAAGCATCCTTTTTGGATACATCTTACTTCAGTTCTTGTGGTGGGAGGTTTTATTGGTGAAACAAAACGATAAAATTATTGGCGAAAAACAAAAGTTGGTGGAACTTATGTCGACTAACGAAGTTCAATTAAAAGAAGATATTGCTATTCTACATCACAAAAAGAAAATGCAAACGGTAATGATTGTGAGTGAAGGAACAGTATTTCTGCTACTGCTACTATTTGGTGTTTACCGGATAAAAGTAGCTTATGACAAGGAACTCTTTTTAAACAATCAACAAAAAAACTTTTTTCTAAGCATTACTCACGAACTCAAGACGCCTATAGCCGCTACAAAATTACAATTACAAACACTTCAAAAACAAAAATTAAATGAGAACGTTCAACAAGAGCTCATTGCAAATGCCTTGTTAGAAACAGAACGCTTAAACATGCTTATTGATAATGTGTTATTTGCGAGTCGCCTTGAAGCCGATGAATTTATTGCAAAATTTGAAAAACAAAACCTAAGTATTCTTATAGATGCAATTTTGAAACGTTATTATAAAAATGAAATAAATAAAGGGGAATTAAGCTTCAACATTACGCCTGAGGTATTCCATGAAATTGACAGCAATTCTTTTCCGTCGGTTATTACTAATTTGATTGATAACGCACTTAAATATTCTTTTCCCAAAAAAGAAGTTTTGCTTGAGTTAGAAAATAAAAACGGCATGCCTTTTATAAAAGTCAGTGATAATGGTTGCGGCATATCAGACTCAGATAAAACAAAAGTATTTACTAAATTCTTTAGAGCCGGAAATGAGGAAACAAGAAGCACCAAGGGTACCGGTTTGGGATTATACATTGTAAACTATATTTTAAACAAACACAAGGCGACCATCAAAATAAAAGATAACATACCCAATGGGAGTATTTTTGAAATTCAATTTTATGAAGTTTAA
- the mfd gene encoding transcription-repair coupling factor, translating into MLLNKSLEGIFNTKIEGINLNKNHWFQGLNGSSLPFLLQTLVLQKKKNLLIIASDKERAAYLLNDMDTLLPKEKVLFFPESYKQPYQVEKTTNANIQERAEVLNLLSKDNFKGVVVTYPHAISEKVTLKKQLHQNTLQIKKNEKLSIDFISEFLISYNFENVDFVFEPGQFSIRGGIIDVYSFANEFPYRIELFGNDVEAIKTFDPSTQLSTANFDFVTIIPNINSSLFTEDKALLLNYFDTADTLLVIEDADYMFDVFDKKLVSATKAYNAHQGEVKQVPPEKLFANAEEIKLAVKNYNCIEFGIQSILSSETIKFNQRPQPGFNKNFELLIANLKENKTKGYHNYFLTDNVKQANRLISIFNDLLVKEHRTYESLIDYLPLNIHEGFIDEDLKLAIYTDHQIFERYHRFKLKESKHKNAEAFTIKELLTLNPGDYVTHIDHGIGRFAGLHKLNINGKEQESVKLLFKDNDTLYVSIHSLHRISKYSGKEGQVPRIDKLGSTTWQTLKQKTKRNVKELAYDLIKLYAERKAKPGHSFPKDNYLQHELEASFIYEDTPDQIKVTRDVKRDMERPHPMDRLVCGDVGFGKTEIAIRAAFKSVCDSKQVAILVPTTILAYQHYKTFKDRLSDLPCTVDYINRFRSAKEQKEIFKRLAEGKIDILIGTHKLVSKDVKFKDLGLLIIDEEQKFGVGVKDKLKTFKANIDTLTLTATPIPRTLQFSLMGARDLSAISTPPPNRYPVQTELHVFDEELIRDAISYELARGGQVFFVNNKVQNITEIAGIIQRLVPDARIAIGHGQMPGDKLEDVMLGFMEGDYDILVATTIIESGLDISNANTIIINDAQNFGLSDLHQMRGRVGRSNKKAFCYLLAPSQIMLTNEARKRLKAIVDFSDLGSGFQIAMRDLDIRGAGNLLGGEQSGFINDMGFDTYMKILNEAVEELKEEDWYKDIVDTSQVTDNSIFSRQFVKETVVDTDLQLLIPDAYVSSLTERLMLYRELDNITKEEDLHLFEKNLRDRFGPLPAEVTELIHVVRLRWKAMRLGFEKLTLKNKKMLAYFLNKQQSDYFSSPMFQAALMYAQKYPNLCTLKEQNNKLYLTIEDVDSVKRSAEVLSQIEDLIEFPEVAPT; encoded by the coding sequence ATCAGGTAGAAAAAACCACTAATGCTAACATTCAAGAACGTGCTGAAGTACTAAACCTTCTTTCAAAAGACAATTTTAAAGGTGTGGTTGTTACCTACCCTCATGCTATTAGTGAAAAGGTGACTCTGAAAAAACAACTACATCAAAACACACTTCAAATAAAAAAGAATGAAAAACTATCCATTGATTTTATTTCTGAATTTTTAATTTCCTATAATTTTGAAAATGTTGACTTTGTTTTCGAACCTGGTCAATTTAGTATTCGCGGTGGAATTATTGATGTGTATTCATTTGCGAATGAATTTCCTTATCGCATCGAATTATTTGGAAACGATGTGGAAGCCATTAAAACCTTCGATCCCTCCACGCAACTCTCCACAGCAAATTTTGATTTTGTTACCATCATTCCTAATATTAATTCTTCTCTTTTTACAGAAGATAAAGCTTTGCTCCTAAATTATTTTGATACAGCTGATACTCTTTTGGTTATTGAGGATGCAGACTATATGTTTGATGTATTTGATAAAAAATTAGTGTCCGCAACAAAAGCGTATAACGCGCATCAAGGAGAAGTAAAACAAGTGCCGCCAGAAAAATTATTTGCCAATGCTGAAGAAATAAAACTGGCTGTAAAAAATTATAATTGCATTGAATTCGGAATTCAATCCATACTTTCTTCAGAAACAATTAAGTTCAATCAACGTCCGCAACCTGGATTTAACAAGAACTTTGAACTTCTCATCGCTAATTTAAAAGAGAATAAAACAAAGGGCTATCATAATTATTTTTTAACCGATAATGTAAAACAAGCTAACAGACTAATTAGCATTTTTAATGATTTACTTGTTAAAGAGCACCGCACTTACGAAAGCTTGATTGATTATTTGCCTCTTAATATTCATGAAGGTTTTATTGACGAAGATTTAAAACTTGCCATTTATACCGATCATCAAATCTTTGAACGTTACCACCGTTTTAAATTAAAAGAATCAAAGCATAAAAACGCGGAAGCCTTTACGATTAAGGAACTCCTAACTTTAAATCCTGGAGATTATGTAACGCATATAGATCATGGTATTGGACGTTTTGCAGGATTACACAAACTCAACATAAACGGTAAAGAACAAGAAAGTGTAAAATTATTATTCAAAGATAATGATACGCTTTATGTAAGTATTCATAGTTTACATCGCATTAGCAAGTATAGTGGGAAAGAAGGTCAGGTGCCCCGTATCGATAAACTTGGTAGCACAACCTGGCAAACATTAAAACAAAAAACAAAACGCAATGTAAAAGAGTTGGCTTATGATTTGATTAAATTATACGCAGAGCGAAAAGCCAAACCAGGGCACTCTTTTCCAAAAGATAATTACTTGCAACACGAATTAGAAGCATCGTTTATTTACGAAGATACTCCCGATCAAATTAAAGTAACGCGCGATGTAAAACGTGACATGGAGCGCCCTCACCCTATGGATCGGTTAGTTTGTGGCGATGTTGGTTTCGGAAAAACTGAAATTGCTATTCGTGCAGCTTTTAAATCGGTGTGTGATAGCAAGCAAGTTGCCATTCTAGTTCCTACTACTATATTAGCTTACCAACATTATAAAACCTTTAAAGATCGTTTAAGTGATCTTCCTTGTACGGTAGATTACATTAATCGTTTTCGTTCAGCAAAAGAACAAAAAGAAATTTTTAAACGTTTAGCAGAAGGTAAAATTGATATCCTAATTGGCACGCATAAACTTGTGAGTAAAGATGTGAAGTTTAAGGATCTTGGCTTACTAATAATTGATGAGGAACAAAAATTTGGTGTGGGCGTAAAAGATAAATTAAAAACATTTAAAGCAAATATTGATACGTTAACCCTCACTGCAACACCCATTCCTAGGACTTTGCAATTCAGCTTAATGGGTGCCCGAGATCTTTCTGCTATTTCTACGCCACCTCCAAATCGCTACCCTGTGCAAACAGAGCTGCATGTTTTCGATGAAGAACTCATTAGAGACGCCATCAGCTATGAATTAGCGAGAGGGGGGCAAGTTTTCTTTGTAAATAATAAAGTTCAAAACATTACTGAAATTGCCGGAATCATTCAAAGGCTTGTACCCGATGCGCGTATTGCAATTGGTCATGGACAAATGCCTGGCGACAAGCTCGAAGACGTGATGCTTGGTTTTATGGAAGGTGATTATGATATTTTAGTTGCCACAACAATTATTGAAAGTGGTTTAGATATCAGTAACGCGAATACAATTATTATTAACGATGCGCAAAATTTTGGATTAAGCGATTTACACCAAATGCGTGGTCGTGTTGGTAGAAGCAATAAAAAAGCATTTTGTTATTTGTTAGCTCCTTCGCAAATCATGCTTACGAACGAAGCTCGCAAACGTTTAAAAGCCATTGTTGATTTTAGCGATCTTGGTAGTGGTTTTCAAATTGCCATGCGTGATTTAGACATTCGCGGCGCAGGGAATTTATTAGGTGGCGAACAAAGCGGATTTATAAATGATATGGGTTTTGATACCTATATGAAAATTTTAAATGAAGCCGTAGAAGAATTAAAAGAAGAAGATTGGTACAAAGACATTGTAGATACCAGTCAAGTAACCGATAATTCTATTTTCTCACGACAGTTTGTGAAAGAAACGGTTGTAGATACCGACTTACAATTGTTAATTCCAGATGCTTATGTAAGTAGCTTAACAGAGCGTTTAATGTTATACCGAGAATTGGATAACATCACAAAAGAGGAAGATTTACATTTGTTTGAAAAAAATCTAAGAGACCGTTTTGGTCCGCTACCAGCAGAAGTGACAGAATTAATTCACGTCGTTCGCCTCCGTTGGAAAGCTATGCGATTAGGGTTTGAAAAACTAACCTTGAAAAATAAAAAAATGTTAGCTTACTTTTTAAACAAACAGCAAAGTGACTATTTTTCTAGTCCCATGTTTCAAGCGGCTTTGATGTATGCGCAGAAATACCCAAACTTGTGTACTTTAAAAGAACAAAACAATAAACTATATTTAACTATTGAAGATGTTGATTCAGTAAAACGTTCGGCAGAAGTGTTATCACAAATTGAAGACTTGATTGAGTTTCCGGAAGTAGCACCTACTTAA